AGTCCGCTGATGAAGATGAAGGGGTTTGCATGAGTTGCCATGAGTGCAACCCTCACTGGGACCCAATACATTACAATGGCGGGGCTGGGGACGGGTGCTGTGGGGACGATGCCTTCAATATAGATCCGGATGACGGGCTAATGCATCCCGAAAAAGACAACTGGTGCAATATTGGAAACGGCGCTTGCCTTGAAGGCGTCTGGCACGCTGACCACTGCACCGATGGAATAAGGGACTGCGACGAAACCGGCGTCGATTGCGGTGGAACTGGCTGCAACACCTGCCCGGAGGTATGCACGGATGGAATTGACAATGATGGCAACGGCTTGACTGATTGCCTGGATGCAGTTTGCTGTGGGGCAGATGGGCCTGAAGGGGGACGATGCTGCAATGCGGGTTGCCCCTGTACATTTACTACGGAAGCTTCTTCTTCGGACTGCTACGACCTCTCATGCAGCTCTAATAATGAATGCTCCGGCAGCGCATTCGACAAATGCGAGAAGGGAAAATGCACAGGAGAACTCTTCTGCGATGGCTTGGGTGGATTTTGCAGGAGTGCGGATGAAAGCAAAGCGGTTTGCGAGTGCGAAGGCGGCGTTTGGGATGAAAAGACTCAAGAGTGCTGCGGCGATGACGGGGCCGATGACAACTGGTGCCATACCTATGGCGGCTCCTGCATTGAGGGCGTCTGGCATGACGACCACTGCACCGATGGAATCAAGAACTGCGATGAAACATTGGTTGACCTGAGGGGGGCAAAATGCCCGAAGACCCGGTACGGCCTGCCCGAGAAATTGCTAGTGGTCTTTGCTATTGACTCTTCTGGATCCTTTGAAGATGAGCGGAAGTTACGTGTGGACCAGAGTATAATCCTGCCTCTTATAGCATTGCTAGAGGAGAATGGTGTGGTGGTTGACTATGAAACGAAGCTTCTGATAGAGCTTTGCAACAATGATGGGACCTGCATGATCTGCGAAGAGAATTTTTGGGCTTGCATGGATCATTGCAGTTTTTCCAGCGGGTGCTATGGCCCTGCATATGAGAACTGGGGCATCGGAGTATCTTACTGGTCAGAGAACTACCCGAAAAAAGGGGAGGGCAAGAAGATAATTATTTTCCTGTCCGATGAAGGGCCTTATGCAGGAGGCGATGAACCAGCGACATACACAGGATATGTAAACTGCCGCGCAAATGAGGGTGATTCACCGGAATATTGCTCTTTCCTTTACTATGATGATGATGCTGACAAGGCCTCGGTAGCCCAGGCAGCCAGCATGGCGGTTTCAAAGGGCATAACCGTTTATGGCCTTTGGGGTGACGGCGTTGAGGAGGAAAAGCCGGGGCTAACTGATCTGTTCTATGCTGCGACAAGGCCTACCGGGGGCGATGCATATGCATACATAGATTATGCCCAGATTATAGAGAGTCTGAAGAATATGGGGCCTGAGCTTGCAAGGTGCAACCTTGGCGGCTCCTGCGAGGCAAACGAGTTCTGCTACCTGGCTGACAAGGGCGCAACCACCAGGACTGATGAGGAGATAATGCGGCTTGTTTCCGAGGAGCTTTCCACCTCGCGGCTCCAGGCCGCTCTTGAGGGAACCGTCAACTTTGAGTCACAGGACTTTTGGAACTCTGTGAGGAAAGGATGCCTTCCAAATTCCCTGAAGGAAACTTACGAGGGGATGAGGGAGGGTACTCTCACTGATGAAGAGTTGACTCAAAATGCGGAGAGTAAGGGTATTGTGGGAGACTTTGTTGATGCAGTCGTGCATTTTTTCAGGAATATTTTCTCCTGGCTGGGCTTTTAAGGTTAATCCTGGCTGGGCTGCTTGGGGTAGACGCTCTCTTCAGTTCGATTTGACCTGACCGGGCGGTAGTTTCTGAAATCTATAAAAATCTTTTCAGGTATGTTATGGACGCAGGTGATAAACTTTATGTAATTGGGCACAAGAGCCCGGATACGGATTCAGTTGCCTCAGCAATAGCTTATGCCGCCCTTAAAAAAGCATTGGGCGTAAATGCCATTCCTGCCACGGCAGGCGAGATAAACAATGAGACAGAGTTTATTCTGGAGCAGTTTGGCATTTTAGCCCCGGAAGTCCTTAAAAACGCCTGCGGCAAAAGTCTTATTTTGGTTGACCACAATGAAACAGGGCAGGCGGTAGACGGATTAGGGGAGGCAGATCTCGTTGAGGTTGTTGACCACCACAAAATTGGTGGGCTCCAGACAGGAAAGCCCATTTTTTTCCATAACGAGCCCGTTGGGGCAACAGGAACTATAATTGCCTCTCTTTACGAACAAACTGGAGTTGAAATTCCAAAAGAAATAGCCGGTCTTATGATGTCTGCGATTCTTTCAGACACAGTTCTTTTCAAGTCACCGACCTGCACCCAAAAAGACAGGGACACAGTTGAAAAGCTTTCTAAAATCTGCTTGAAGGATCCGATGGCTTTTGGGCTGGAAATGCTCAAGGCAAAAAGTGACCTTGGAAGCAAATCTGCCAAGGACCTCCTCATGAACGACTTCAAGAAGTTTGATTTCAATGGGGTAAAGGCAGGGGTCGGACAGATAGAGGTGATGGATATAAAAGACCTTGAGCCAAAGCGTGAGGCGCTTCTTGCTGAGATGAACGCTTTGCTATCATCTGAAAACCTGGATATGGTCGTTATGATGCTGACCGATGTCATGACGGAAGCAAGCGACCTTTTGTTTGCCGGAAATGAGCGGGCAAGATTGGGCTTTGAAGAGGCGTTTTGCGGAAAAATCGAGAATAACTCGATCTATCGGGAGAAGGTTTTGTCGAGGAAAAAGCAGGTAATTCCTCCACTTGAAGGGGCTTTCAAGTAGTAAGGCAATAAGAAGCCCTCTTTTGGTAATTATGCCTAGTGCGCTTATTGTAATTGACGTGCAGGAGGCATTTATCAATAACGCGTCGAGACAGTTGCCTCCTAAAATAAAAGACCACCTTGCGGCTCAAAGTTATGATTTTGTGGTTTTTTCAAAGTTCATCAACAGGAAGGATTCAAATTTCGTAAAAAAGCTTGGCTGGGCCAAGTGCACTAAACCTCCCGAAACGGATATTGCTTTTGAGTTGAGAGATTTGGCTGAGAGCCATACTGTTTTTGAAAGGTCAACTTATTCGGTTTTTGGGTCTGAGGGCTTTCTGGAATTTCTTAAAGCCAAAAAGATAGACAAACTCCACTTTTGTGGCCTGTATCTGGAGGCGTGTGTTATGGCTTCAGTATTCGATGCTTTTGACCACGGATTTGATTACGAAATTATGTTTGACTTGTCTGAATGTTTCAATAAGGCCCAACTAGATTCCTGTACCAAAAAGCTTTTTTGGTATAACTTTGGAGCCCGTGCTGATTAATTGATGGACCTGGTTAGAAGTTGACTGATTAAATGAATCTATTGGTTAAAAGGTTGAGGCACTATTCCTATTTCCCTTTCTTCGCGGCTTTTGTTTCCTTTCCTTCGGCTTCGCCCTTTTCTGCCTTCTTTTTGGCCTTTTCCTTGCTTAGCCACTTTAGAAGCCCAAGCCCGTCTGCTCGCATAGTGAGGTTTACCCTCATCCTGTCCTTTGAGATGGAGGCGTTTGCAACACATGCAATGGCCATGTCACCGGCCTGGATTACGAGCTTGTTGTCCTTGCTTGCAATCACATCCTGCTGGGGGTTGTAAGTCATCTTCTCGGCGGTTATCTGTGAGATGTGGGCAAGTGCGTCAATAGGGCCTATTCTCACGAACGGGCCGAATTCCGCAACATCAACAACAGTTCCATAGAGGATCTCTCCAGGAACTGGCTGGAAGAATAGTGCTGTATATTCAACATTGAAGTATATCTCCGGCTTTTCGGGGAGAATATCTCCGCTTTCACCAACCTTTTTTATTTCTGTAACCCCCAAAAATATCCCGTTTTCCTCGCGGGTGTGGGTTGCTTCTAAGCTCTCTTCTATGCTTTCTCTGATATTTTCCTTAATTTTCTGGGCTTCGACGCCCACCTTTTCTTTCACATCTATGAGGTAGAACATGGTTTATATGCGTCTAAATGCGCATAAATATAGTTAGGGAAATAATATATTTTCGATTTTTTTGCCCTTTTTGGTTTACCTTACATAAACTTCGTCGCCGGTATTGCAGTCCCCGGAAATCTTCATCCTGCTTCCTACGGGAGGCGCCACGCTAAGAACCACGAGAATCCGGTCTCCGGGCTTGAGGGTGCCTTCCGGAACTATGGCCTCCAGGGGGGCATTATCGAGATAAACTGATATATGGGAGGCGTTTAGGTTGGTAGAGCCAAGGTTTTTGAGGGTAAGGTTCCTTTCGGAAATTTCCTCAATTACAAGGTTTGAGTTCCTTATGCATGCCAGGTCATCTCCCTGCTCCTCGGCGTTTTCCATTGCCTGCTTTGATGAAGAGTCATAGAATACATAGAACATTGACATCAGGCCGACGCTTATCGTTACCAGCATTATTTCTGCCAGTATGACGGATATTCCCTTATTCATTTTTCAAGCTTTTTAGCTCCAAGGTGGGCAGCTCTTACGAGGTCTTCCATGAGTTCCTTTGAAGGAATTCCAGCCCTTATCCCGATCTGCCTCGCCCCTCTCCAGCCCTTTACGAGAAGAAGCTCGGCATTCTGCTTTGTCGGGTAGCCGATTTTGTAAGTGACTTTTGTAATGTTGCCTGAAGCAGCCAGGACCTGGTTTCTGACAAACTCCGGGTCGATGTCGAATACCTCCCTAGTGTAGAACATGTTTTCGCTGTAGCCCACTTGAGGGGCGATAGACATCTCGATGGGGGTGACTCCAAGCATATTCAGAAGAGAAACAAGCTCAAAGGGGACTTTG
This sequence is a window from Candidatus Aenigmatarchaeota archaeon. Protein-coding genes within it:
- a CDS encoding manganese-dependent inorganic pyrophosphatase encodes the protein MDAGDKLYVIGHKSPDTDSVASAIAYAALKKALGVNAIPATAGEINNETEFILEQFGILAPEVLKNACGKSLILVDHNETGQAVDGLGEADLVEVVDHHKIGGLQTGKPIFFHNEPVGATGTIIASLYEQTGVEIPKEIAGLMMSAILSDTVLFKSPTCTQKDRDTVEKLSKICLKDPMAFGLEMLKAKSDLGSKSAKDLLMNDFKKFDFNGVKAGVGQIEVMDIKDLEPKREALLAEMNALLSSENLDMVVMMLTDVMTEASDLLFAGNERARLGFEEAFCGKIENNSIYREKVLSRKKQVIPPLEGAFK
- a CDS encoding cysteine hydrolase is translated as MPSALIVIDVQEAFINNASRQLPPKIKDHLAAQSYDFVVFSKFINRKDSNFVKKLGWAKCTKPPETDIAFELRDLAESHTVFERSTYSVFGSEGFLEFLKAKKIDKLHFCGLYLEACVMASVFDAFDHGFDYEIMFDLSECFNKAQLDSCTKKLFWYNFGARAD
- a CDS encoding DNA-directed RNA polymerase gives rise to the protein MFYLIDVKEKVGVEAQKIKENIRESIEESLEATHTREENGIFLGVTEIKKVGESGDILPEKPEIYFNVEYTALFFQPVPGEILYGTVVDVAEFGPFVRIGPIDALAHISQITAEKMTYNPQQDVIASKDNKLVIQAGDMAIACVANASISKDRMRVNLTMRADGLGLLKWLSKEKAKKKAEKGEAEGKETKAAKKGK